A stretch of Pseudoprevotella muciniphila DNA encodes these proteins:
- the gmk gene encoding guanylate kinase has product MAKLLIISAPSGSGKSTLIGHLMGQVENLHFSVSATSRAPRGTEKDGVEYYFLTPEEFREKIAKNEFLEYCEVYEDKFYGTLKSEVDQKLKKGKNVVCDVDVIGAENIKKIYGKRALSVFIAPPSIQVLRQRLVKRGTDTLEVIEDRIRRAEYEMSFADKFDKRIINDDLETAKAEIVETVVDFINSK; this is encoded by the coding sequence ATGGCAAAATTACTAATTATATCTGCTCCGAGTGGAAGTGGCAAAAGTACTCTCATCGGGCATTTGATGGGTCAGGTAGAAAACTTGCATTTCTCAGTATCAGCCACGAGCCGTGCACCGAGAGGAACAGAAAAAGATGGTGTGGAATACTATTTTCTGACTCCTGAAGAATTTCGCGAGAAAATAGCGAAAAACGAGTTCTTGGAATATTGCGAGGTGTATGAGGACAAGTTTTATGGCACTTTAAAGAGCGAAGTGGACCAAAAACTCAAAAAAGGAAAGAATGTAGTCTGCGATGTTGATGTTATTGGCGCGGAGAATATCAAAAAAATATATGGGAAACGTGCTTTGAGTGTTTTCATTGCCCCACCCTCTATTCAAGTGCTTCGCCAACGCCTTGTTAAACGCGGCACAGACACATTGGAAGTCATCGAAGACCGCATTAGGCGCGCCGAATATGAAATGTCTTTTGCAGACAAATTCGACAAACGCATCATCAATGACGACCTTGAGACTGCTAAAGCAGAAATTGTAGAAACGGTTGTGGATTTCATCAATTCAAAATGA
- a CDS encoding YicC/YloC family endoribonuclease — MIHSMTGFGKADAHFSFKKIHIEIKSLNSKNLDINARIAPGYHEKEMEIRQMISARLQRGKVDFTLWTEKESGHSTAVLNSDAIKSYRDQIKVISSELGISEPENYWDIVLRLPETSQNSTIDDLSDEEWAASKKAVDEAIDNLVEFRAQEGAALYEKFMEKADNIEHLLGQLEPYEQHRIDKIYQRMKDHLEDIKGVDYDKNRLEQEMIYYVEKLDISEEKQRLTNHLKYFRETLDLEPGQGKKLGFIAQEMGREINTTGSKSNLAEMQNIVVKMKDELEQIKEQVLNVL, encoded by the coding sequence ATGATTCATTCCATGACGGGTTTCGGTAAAGCCGATGCCCACTTCTCATTCAAAAAAATCCACATTGAAATAAAATCGCTCAATAGCAAAAATCTTGACATCAATGCCCGCATAGCACCCGGCTATCATGAGAAAGAGATGGAAATAAGACAAATGATATCCGCACGACTTCAGCGTGGCAAGGTGGATTTTACACTATGGACAGAGAAAGAAAGCGGACATTCAACTGCCGTGCTAAATTCGGATGCCATAAAGAGTTACAGAGACCAGATTAAGGTCATTAGTTCGGAACTGGGTATCTCTGAGCCAGAGAATTATTGGGATATCGTACTTCGTCTTCCTGAAACTTCACAAAACAGCACTATTGACGATTTATCTGATGAAGAATGGGCTGCATCCAAGAAAGCAGTTGATGAGGCTATTGACAACCTCGTTGAATTCCGCGCTCAAGAAGGTGCCGCTCTTTATGAAAAATTCATGGAGAAAGCAGACAACATAGAGCACCTGCTAGGTCAGTTAGAACCATACGAACAGCACCGCATCGACAAGATTTATCAGCGCATGAAAGACCATCTTGAAGACATCAAGGGCGTGGATTACGACAAGAACCGCCTTGAGCAAGAGATGATATACTACGTAGAGAAACTCGACATCAGTGAAGAGAAACAGCGTCTTACCAATCATTTGAAGTACTTCCGCGAGACGTTGGATTTGGAACCCGGACAAGGAAAGAAACTTGGCTTCATTGCACAGGAAATGGGTCGTGAGATAAATACTACCGGTTCAAAAAGCAACTTAGCAGAGATGCAAAACATCGTCGTTAAGATGAAGGACGAATTGGAACAAATCAAAGAACAAGTACTTAATGTCTTATAA
- a CDS encoding sigma-70 family RNA polymerase sigma factor, giving the protein MRQLKINKSITNRQSAALDKYLVEIGREELISTDEEVELAQRIHSGDREALERLVKANLRFVVSVAKQYQNQGLALNDLIDEGNLGLIKAAQKFDETRGFKFISYAVWWIRQSILQAISEQSRIVRMPLNQVGFQSKLTKAIVSFEQENERRPSVRELAEILNTDVQKVQDALGSNGKKVSVDAPFQEDESNSLIDIMTDENAPTTDNKMERESLHSDLEAALSILAERESKVLKMLFGIGRSEMTAEEVANKMNLTRERVRQIKERALRRLREAENIEILTKYLG; this is encoded by the coding sequence ATGCGACAACTAAAAATTAACAAGAGTATTACCAATCGTCAGAGTGCAGCGCTTGACAAATATCTCGTAGAGATTGGTCGTGAGGAATTGATTTCCACAGATGAAGAAGTGGAATTGGCTCAAAGGATTCACAGCGGTGACCGCGAGGCACTTGAGCGGCTGGTAAAGGCGAATCTGCGTTTCGTAGTCAGTGTTGCCAAGCAGTATCAGAACCAGGGCCTTGCCTTGAACGATCTTATCGATGAAGGCAACTTGGGTTTGATTAAGGCAGCACAGAAGTTTGACGAAACACGTGGTTTCAAGTTCATCAGTTATGCCGTTTGGTGGATCAGACAAAGCATTCTGCAAGCAATCTCCGAACAAAGTCGTATTGTTCGCATGCCACTGAATCAGGTTGGTTTCCAGAGCAAACTGACCAAAGCCATTGTTTCTTTTGAACAAGAGAACGAGCGCCGTCCTTCCGTACGAGAACTGGCAGAAATTTTAAACACCGACGTTCAAAAGGTTCAGGATGCACTTGGTTCAAATGGCAAGAAAGTGTCTGTTGATGCCCCCTTCCAAGAGGACGAATCCAACTCGCTGATTGACATCATGACGGACGAGAATGCACCTACCACCGACAACAAGATGGAGCGTGAATCTCTTCATTCTGACCTTGAGGCAGCACTTTCCATCCTTGCTGAACGTGAGAGCAAGGTTCTGAAGATGTTGTTTGGCATCGGTCGCAGCGAGATGACAGCAGAAGAGGTGGCAAACAAGATGAACCTGACACGCGAACGTGTACGCCAAATAAAGGAGCGCGCCCTTCGCCGGCTTCGTGAAGCCGAGAATATTGAAATTCTTACTAAATATCTCGGTTAA
- a CDS encoding IS30 family transposase: MKYKQLTSQQRYTIQNGLKQGLTKKMIAALIEVNESTLYREIHRNGGAKVYNAEKAQREADRRKTRLQKPRRFTHALKREVISLLQKKWSPEQICGYIKRQGRECVSHETIYAFIRTDRKCGGMLWKLCRHAMKKRRKTDKGKRIPIKDRVSIDLRPEEADGTRFGDWEMDTIVGKDGKGALVTLYERRTGYGMVKRLPDGKEAKGVEEAVYRMLIPYKKQVLTITTDNGTEFARHSQLAKKLSTKIFFAHPYSSWEKGGVENYNKLVRQYIPKGTNLEQYTDKYLMEVQKQINSRPRKKLNFNNPKNEFYKLLD; the protein is encoded by the coding sequence ATGAAATATAAACAGCTAACCTCGCAGCAAAGGTACACAATCCAGAACGGATTAAAGCAAGGATTGACCAAAAAGATGATCGCCGCCCTCATAGAGGTGAACGAAAGCACCCTTTACAGGGAAATCCATCGAAATGGCGGTGCCAAGGTTTATAATGCAGAAAAGGCACAGCGCGAAGCAGACCGCCGCAAGACGCGTCTTCAGAAACCGCGAAGATTCACACACGCCCTTAAGCGGGAAGTCATAAGTCTGCTGCAAAAGAAATGGTCGCCCGAACAGATATGCGGGTATATAAAGAGACAAGGGCGCGAATGCGTCTCCCATGAAACAATATACGCATTCATCAGAACCGACAGGAAGTGCGGAGGGATGCTTTGGAAACTCTGCCGTCACGCAATGAAGAAGCGACGGAAGACAGACAAGGGAAAACGGATTCCCATAAAAGACCGCGTGAGTATAGACCTTAGGCCGGAAGAGGCAGACGGCACGCGTTTCGGAGATTGGGAAATGGACACCATAGTCGGTAAGGATGGGAAAGGAGCGCTAGTTACACTCTACGAGAGACGTACTGGATATGGGATGGTCAAAAGGCTGCCTGATGGAAAAGAGGCAAAAGGCGTGGAAGAAGCAGTATACAGAATGTTGATTCCTTACAAGAAACAAGTACTCACTATTACTACAGATAATGGAACAGAGTTCGCCAGGCATAGTCAATTGGCAAAGAAACTCTCCACGAAAATCTTTTTTGCACACCCTTATAGCTCATGGGAAAAGGGAGGTGTAGAAAACTACAACAAACTCGTCAGACAATATATACCTAAGGGAACGAATTTAGAACAATACACAGACAAATATCTTATGGAAGTACAAAAGCAAATTAACAGCAGACCAAGAAAAAAACTCAACTTTAATAACCCAAAAAACGAATTTTACAAACTTTTAGACTAA